ATGATTAGCGTGCAGCCCACGGTGGATTTGCGATTGTGGGGTAGTTCAGATGGCACCATTCATCTGCGATCGGTGGGGTGTGAAATTCGCGGCAATGACTATATCAACCAGCGGTTTAGCTTAGATTTGCTGGGCAAACTCCGTCCTCAGATCCATCAGAACCAACCCCATTTGGTCGGACAAGCGGATCTTTCCGTCGGCGTCGATCTACCGCCGCCGCTTTGGCTAACGCCGCGCCCTATTCTGGAAGCCACCGGTAACGGACTGCTGCAAAGTGTTTTACTGACGATCAAACAGCGTTTGATGCATCAATTATTGTCGGACTATGCGGTTTGGGCCACGGATCCAGAGCAGCAGTCGGCACCCCAGGGTATGGTGTTGGGCAATAGTCCTATTAGTTCTTAGCTTGTCTTAGCCTGATTGATCGACAAAACCTCTGTCATCCTGATTCTCCCGTAGGTTGAGTCAGCGTCAGCGTAACCCAACGGACTCTGAGCTGGTACTGGGTGTCCCGTTGCTCGACCCAGCCTAAGGAACAAGATTGGTCAGTTAGTCAGGTTCTTAGCGAGTTACCATCGACCGACAGAAAATCCCCAGTTGCTCAGCCGCTGGGGATTATTTAGTATGGCTAGTCCTCTGAGAGGTAAACCGCCTATTGACTAAAGCGGAAACCCTTGTGCGTCCTAACATCTCTTTTCGTTCTTCTATCTTCGTTTTTCTATCTTGCAATACTAGTTTGCTGATCAACCAGGTGTCATTCTTGCCGAGCGCTACTACAATTGTGCATCCTTTGGTGTCATCGTTCTGTTGCTCCTAGAATTGCTATGTTGTCTACTCGTTTGCGCCGTTGCTCCATTGCCTCACCTCGCCCCCGACGACCGATACTGCAGCATCTTAGCTGGGCTCTCCTACCGATCGCGGCGGGCCTGTTGGGGTCTGGGGGGGCGATCGCTCAACCCTTGCCGAACACTGCCCCTGTGACCCTAGCGCAAGCTTCATCCTCCGCCAGCACCCATCTTCTCTTCGTGGATCCTCGTCTGGGGCAGGATAGCCAGGATGGGGCTAGCGGGCGATCGCCTCTGAGAACAATCACCCGCGCTCTGGAATTAGCTGAGCCCAATAGCGTGATTATGCTTGCACCGGGGGTCTACAGTGCCGACAGTGGCGAAACCTTTCCCCTAGAGGTCGATCGTCAGATTACGCTGCAAGGTAATCCTGGGCTTTATGGCCAGGGCATTGTCATTCAAGGATCGGCCCAAGGGTCGGCTACCGTCATGTTGTCGGGGCAGGCCGCCTTGGTGGGAGTGAGTGTGACCCATCCCCAGGCCAATGGTCATAGCGTCTGGGTGGCAGATGGAACACCGCTGTTGATGAACAACAGCCTATCGCCTGCTGAGTCGCTGCACGTCACCCAAGCTAGTCAGCCCACCCTGCAAAATAACCGCATGGTGGCAGTGACTAGGGCTGCTGATCCGACCCCAGCGGCATCTGCACCACCTGCGAGTCAAACAGCTCAGGCATCCCCTTCCATGCCATCGGTGACGGTGCAGCCAGCACCGCCCACTGCCCGTCCTGTAGACACAACCTCTCCCCTGCCTCGCGTGGAGCCTAATCACTCCATTGCCACCTCTATTCCTCCCGTGGCCACTCCAGCTAGCCCCACACCTGCGCCGGAACCGGCAGCGATCGCCATTCCTGTTCAATCTCCACTTGCTGCGGCCGGAACCTCCCCATGGGATGCTCCCTCCATTCAGCTCAATGGCATCCTGCACCAGGGCTCGACCGTTGGCTACCAGCTAGAGGAGCCTGCCGAGAATGCCGTTGAGATTCCGGTGATCCTGCCGCAGTCAGGGTCAGCCGTGTCTACCTTGGTGAGCCGTCAAGAGCCTAGTTGGACGATTTCACCAGGATTGCTAGACCCCATGGCCCAGCAAACCCCCATTGATATCCCGGTTTCACCGCCGCCTGTTCAAGCAACCTTCCCTAGCCAAGCTGCTGCTCCAACGCGATCGCCGGATGTGTTACCCGTTCCTAGCATGGAGATTCCTGTTGGCAATGTGGGCGGTCTGGCGCGGGTGCCTGTCTCTGGCGGTACATCCTATGCGGTTGCGTCATCTAGTCGATCGATGGCCCAATACCGGGTTCTTGTGGAGGCCAGTCAGGCGACGACCCGCACCCGGATTCAGTCGTTGGTGCCGGGCGCATTTTCCACGGTGGTCAATGGCCAGACAATGATGCAGGCCGGGGCGTTCAGCGATCGCGCCAATGCGCAAGAGTTAGTGGATCTACTAACTAGCTATGGGTTTCAGGCTAGTCTAGAATCCCGATAGAAACGGTTGACGCTGGATAGAGGTAGACATAGGTAAGTATTGATAGGTAATTGATAGGTATCAGTAAGGACATCTCCTCTCGACCAGTGATCGCCCTTAGCGTTACGCTAGGCAAGAGGGCCTCGGTCAGGGGCTATGGCGGTGTCCGTTTATTAGGGCGTAGGAGTCAGTGTGAAATTAATTATTCTGGGTGGGCCCGGAGCCGGCAAGGGCACGCAGGCCAGTCAGCTATGCCAATTTTTAAACATTCCTCATATTTCTACGGGGACAATCTTGCGGGAGGCGATCGCTGCCCATAGTGACCTCGGGAAACAGGTGCAGTCCTATGTGGCGCAGGGCGAATTTGTCCCCGATAAGATCATGATTGAGCTGATTCGCCAGCGATTACAGCAGCCCGATAGTCAGCAAGGATGGCTGCTAGACGGCTATCCCTTGACGGCGTTTCAGGCGGAGGAACTGGACTTTTTGCTGGACTCCTTAGAACAGCGCATTGACTGGGCCATCTGGTTAGAGGTGCCGAATGCGGTGTTGGTGGAGCGATCGTTGGAGCGATCGCGATCGGATGATCAGCCGGATGTGGTGCATCGTCGCTTAGAACTAATCCAAGAACGGACGGTGCCGATTTTGGACTACTACGGCTACCGCAAGCGGCTGCTGAAGATTGATGGCAACCAATCCATGGAGCAGGTACAAGAAGCTATTCGCCAAGCGCTTGTCCAGGGAAGTACCGAAGCCTAGGGTATCTTGAGCGATCGCTGATGTTGCTCCCGAATCAGCCGCTGCACGCTCACTAAGGCGCGGTTTAGTTCATGGGGGCGAGCTTGGGGGTTGGCCAAATAGGCCTGCTGCTCTTGTTCAATCATCACCACATCTTGGCGCACTAAGCCATCTAGCAGCGATTGAGCTGCACCAAAAAGGCGCTGTTTCAAAAACCGGCGGAAGGCGATCGGCAGTTTATGCAATCGCCAGAAGGCTTGGAGGGATGTGAAGTGGATCAGGTAGGCGCGGGTCTGGGTAGGGCCGATGGGACAAAAGAGGCAGTAGATTTTGAAGTCTTGCCCTAGGGTCGAAACCCAGTTGGGATATACATAGCTGACGTCTAGAGGCTCGGGGTGTAGCCGCCGTAGGCTGGGAAAGAAGAGCTGGGAAATTGACCAAATCTTGTCAATGCGGTAGTAGCTTTGGGCTTCGTAGTGAACATCGACGCGATCGCTTGTTTCCTCTAAAGCCTGTAGTTTCGCCTCTGTCCAGGCTTGATAATCAGCATGGAGATGTCCGTGGTACATATCCATGAGGTTCTCGATTAGGTAGGAATAGTGGGCTTGACAGTCGATGATCGAGACGGTGGCGATGTAGTTGAGATGCTCCCACTCGGGAATGCTGAGGGGATTCACCTGCTCGGCTAGGGCCGCCTCGCCTGGAAAGACCCAAATAAAGCCATCCTGCTCTCGCACCGGATAGAGCTGGACTCGACAGGAGGGCAGCCGCTGATCTTTGGCTAGGTAGGGCACCGCCGCACAATGTCCATCGCCAGCAATCCGCCAGCCATGGTAGGCACATTCCAACTCATCGCCCACCACCTGCCCTTCACTGAGTTTGACAAAGCGATGGGGGCAGCGATCGGCTAACGCCTGCACCTGGCCGTGGCTATCTCGATAAAGGGCGATCGCCTCTCCCCAGATCGTCACCCCTCGGGGCGTGGTCGTCACCTCGTC
This Candidatus Obscuribacterales bacterium DNA region includes the following protein-coding sequences:
- a CDS encoding DUF1997 domain-containing protein — translated: MNVQFNASQSVCLAVPEQSVPIQHYLRQPQRLIRALVDPKRTEQLSPEVFRLKMRSLSFMMISVQPTVDLRLWGSSDGTIHLRSVGCEIRGNDYINQRFSLDLLGKLRPQIHQNQPHLVGQADLSVGVDLPPPLWLTPRPILEATGNGLLQSVLLTIKQRLMHQLLSDYAVWATDPEQQSAPQGMVLGNSPISS
- a CDS encoding DUF1565 domain-containing protein, with amino-acid sequence MLSTRLRRCSIASPRPRRPILQHLSWALLPIAAGLLGSGGAIAQPLPNTAPVTLAQASSSASTHLLFVDPRLGQDSQDGASGRSPLRTITRALELAEPNSVIMLAPGVYSADSGETFPLEVDRQITLQGNPGLYGQGIVIQGSAQGSATVMLSGQAALVGVSVTHPQANGHSVWVADGTPLLMNNSLSPAESLHVTQASQPTLQNNRMVAVTRAADPTPAASAPPASQTAQASPSMPSVTVQPAPPTARPVDTTSPLPRVEPNHSIATSIPPVATPASPTPAPEPAAIAIPVQSPLAAAGTSPWDAPSIQLNGILHQGSTVGYQLEEPAENAVEIPVILPQSGSAVSTLVSRQEPSWTISPGLLDPMAQQTPIDIPVSPPPVQATFPSQAAAPTRSPDVLPVPSMEIPVGNVGGLARVPVSGGTSYAVASSSRSMAQYRVLVEASQATTRTRIQSLVPGAFSTVVNGQTMMQAGAFSDRANAQELVDLLTSYGFQASLESR
- a CDS encoding adenylate kinase; translation: MKLIILGGPGAGKGTQASQLCQFLNIPHISTGTILREAIAAHSDLGKQVQSYVAQGEFVPDKIMIELIRQRLQQPDSQQGWLLDGYPLTAFQAEELDFLLDSLEQRIDWAIWLEVPNAVLVERSLERSRSDDQPDVVHRRLELIQERTVPILDYYGYRKRLLKIDGNQSMEQVQEAIRQALVQGSTEA
- a CDS encoding aromatic ring-hydroxylating dioxygenase subunit alpha; the encoded protein is MTQTFSDPVESPASQPGSFDVRQAGINPNHWYVAARSDEVTTTPRGVTIWGEAIALYRDSHGQVQALADRCPHRFVKLSEGQVVGDELECAYHGWRIAGDGHCAAVPYLAKDQRLPSCRVQLYPVREQDGFIWVFPGEAALAEQVNPLSIPEWEHLNYIATVSIIDCQAHYSYLIENLMDMYHGHLHADYQAWTEAKLQALEETSDRVDVHYEAQSYYRIDKIWSISQLFFPSLRRLHPEPLDVSYVYPNWVSTLGQDFKIYCLFCPIGPTQTRAYLIHFTSLQAFWRLHKLPIAFRRFLKQRLFGAAQSLLDGLVRQDVVMIEQEQQAYLANPQARPHELNRALVSVQRLIREQHQRSLKIP